A region from the Aeromicrobium choanae genome encodes:
- a CDS encoding TetR/AcrR family transcriptional regulator produces MTESPTRTPQPERTRLMRQRLLEATVDSLVEVGWAGTSTTVVSQRAGVSRGAQLHHFPSKQDLVVAAVEYIAERRREELAIDPDDLPESGRTRVVLGLLSHLVTSPAFLAALELWVAARTDADLLEKVAPFERRLGRETHARAVELLEVDESRGRNRQLVQATLDLLRGLGLAATLTDDSARRASILDAWAETLDRELER; encoded by the coding sequence GTGACCGAAAGCCCCACGAGGACGCCCCAGCCGGAGCGCACGCGGCTCATGCGCCAGCGGCTCCTCGAGGCCACGGTCGACTCGCTCGTGGAGGTCGGCTGGGCCGGCACCTCCACCACCGTCGTGAGCCAGCGTGCCGGCGTCAGTCGCGGCGCGCAGCTGCACCACTTCCCGAGCAAGCAGGACCTCGTGGTCGCGGCCGTGGAGTACATCGCCGAGCGTCGTCGCGAGGAGCTGGCGATCGACCCCGACGATCTGCCCGAGAGCGGCCGCACCCGGGTGGTCCTGGGCCTGCTGTCCCACCTCGTCACGTCGCCTGCCTTCCTGGCGGCACTGGAGCTGTGGGTCGCGGCGCGGACCGACGCCGACCTGTTGGAGAAGGTGGCGCCGTTCGAGCGCCGGCTGGGTCGCGAGACGCACGCGCGCGCCGTGGAGCTGCTCGAGGTGGACGAGTCGCGCGGGCGCAACCGTCAGCTCGTCCAGGCCACGCTCGACCTCCTGCGCGGCCTCGGCCTGGCCGCGACCCTCACCGACGACTCCGCACGCCGGGCCTCGATCCTCGACGCCTGGGCCGAAACCCTCGACCGAGAACTGGAACGATGA
- a CDS encoding TIGR03084 family metal-binding protein, which produces MSKLDTVLDDLAAESLQLDGWVAGLTPDQWGTVTTPEGWTVAHQVAHLHWTDVTSTYAINDKAAFDALIVAALEDPEGYIDRATDELAQEPAESLLPAWRQGRTDLVEALQSVPDGDKIPWFGPPMSPVSMATARLMETWAHGHDVAEALGIAVPRTDRAKHVCHIGVRTFAFTHQMRGEEPPAVEPRVELTAPSGELWTWGPEDAEERVTGDGWDFALLATRRRHRSDVDITATGPAVDHWLDIVQAFAGLPGNDPLPLAER; this is translated from the coding sequence ATGAGCAAACTCGACACTGTCCTGGACGACCTCGCCGCGGAATCGCTGCAGCTGGACGGCTGGGTCGCCGGTCTGACGCCCGACCAGTGGGGCACCGTCACCACGCCTGAGGGCTGGACCGTCGCGCACCAGGTGGCGCACCTGCACTGGACCGACGTCACCTCGACCTACGCGATCAACGACAAGGCCGCGTTCGACGCGCTGATCGTGGCGGCGCTGGAGGACCCCGAGGGCTACATCGACCGGGCCACGGACGAGCTGGCGCAGGAGCCGGCGGAGTCGCTGCTGCCGGCGTGGCGCCAGGGCCGCACCGACCTCGTCGAGGCCCTGCAGTCGGTCCCCGACGGCGACAAGATCCCGTGGTTCGGCCCGCCGATGAGCCCTGTCTCGATGGCCACCGCCCGCCTGATGGAGACGTGGGCCCACGGCCACGACGTCGCCGAGGCCCTCGGCATCGCGGTGCCGCGCACCGACCGCGCCAAGCACGTCTGCCACATCGGCGTGCGCACCTTCGCGTTCACGCACCAGATGCGCGGCGAGGAGCCCCCGGCCGTGGAGCCGCGCGTCGAGCTGACCGCGCCCTCCGGCGAGCTCTGGACGTGGGGTCCCGAGGACGCCGAGGAGCGCGTCACCGGCGACGGCTGGGACTTCGCCCTCCTGGCCACCCGCCGTCGCCACCGCTCCGACGTCGACATCACCGCCACCGGCCCCGCCGTCGACCACTGGCTCGACATCGTCCAGGCCTTCGCCGGCCTTCCCGGCAACGACCCGCTGCCGCTGGCCGAGCGCTGA
- a CDS encoding nuclear transport factor 2 family protein, producing MTTPSRLEVLDRYMDGFRRSDHAMVLGCLTDDVVWRVHGLRTTNGQAEFDDEIENPDFEGSPELTVNRTIEAGEVIVITGTGVGHHRQAGRFAFVFSDVFTFRAGLIAEVDSYVVPVG from the coding sequence ATGACCACACCCAGCCGGCTCGAAGTCCTCGACCGCTACATGGACGGCTTCCGCCGCAGTGACCACGCGATGGTGCTCGGCTGCCTGACGGACGACGTGGTGTGGCGAGTCCACGGTCTGCGCACCACGAACGGCCAGGCCGAGTTCGACGACGAGATCGAGAACCCGGACTTCGAGGGCAGCCCGGAGTTGACCGTGAACCGCACGATCGAGGCCGGCGAGGTCATCGTGATCACCGGGACCGGAGTCGGACACCACCGCCAGGCCGGCCGGTTCGCCTTCGTCTTCAGCGACGTGTTCACCTTCCGTGCCGGCCTCATCGCCGAGGTCGACTCGTACGTCGTCCCGGTGGGGTGA
- a CDS encoding DUF1990 family protein has product MVEALPAGDADRLRAAPFTYAPVGATPEPQAGFRNFTRQRTLTRRDFAGAAEDLMSWRVYERSGLHVRASDARAQPWSVVEMTLGVGTVGVKIPCRVVHVIEEPDRVGFAYGSLPGHPESGEESFVVERRPDGSLSFTITAFSRPATRLARLGGPLTTAVQAGMTRRYLRALDRG; this is encoded by the coding sequence ATGGTCGAAGCCCTGCCCGCCGGCGACGCGGACCGGCTGCGGGCGGCGCCGTTCACCTACGCGCCGGTCGGCGCGACGCCCGAGCCGCAGGCCGGCTTCCGCAACTTCACGCGGCAGCGCACGCTGACGCGCCGGGACTTCGCCGGAGCCGCCGAGGACCTCATGTCCTGGCGGGTCTACGAGCGGTCAGGGCTTCACGTGAGGGCGTCGGACGCCCGAGCGCAGCCCTGGTCGGTCGTGGAGATGACCTTGGGCGTCGGCACGGTCGGCGTGAAGATCCCCTGCCGCGTGGTCCACGTCATCGAGGAGCCCGACCGAGTGGGCTTCGCGTATGGGTCCCTGCCGGGGCACCCGGAGTCGGGGGAGGAGTCGTTCGTCGTCGAGCGCCGGCCCGATGGATCGCTGAGCTTCACGATCACCGCCTTCTCGCGTCCCGCCACCCGGTTGGCGCGCCTCGGCGGACCACTCACGACGGCGGTCCAAGCCGGGATGACGAGGCGGTACCTCCGCGCACTCGACCGGGGCTGA
- a CDS encoding DUF1214 domain-containing protein has protein sequence MALQVNVDNFVGAETARMFHDLQAQAGAVNEFSHLREPSPIESQLVIRQNRDTLYSFAVVDVEQDVVLTLPDCGERYVSAMVVNEGHFVPIVLHDAGAHRLTQDEVGSRYAVLAVRILVDSQDPEDVTEVDRLQDTLSIEAGSAVPFASDDFDKASLDATRDALLKLAAGLTSFDRTFGRPDEVDPVRHLIGTAAGWGGLPSTEAAYVGVQPDGDGPYELTMADVPVDGFWSISVYNAKGFFAENDRDSYSINNIVGVPNEDGSVTVRFGDLGADVPNVIPTPEGWNFLVRLYRPRSEIHDGTWKVPALVPIS, from the coding sequence ATGGCCCTCCAGGTGAACGTCGACAACTTCGTCGGCGCCGAGACCGCCCGCATGTTCCACGACCTCCAGGCGCAAGCCGGTGCGGTCAACGAGTTCTCTCACCTGCGGGAGCCCTCCCCCATCGAGAGCCAACTCGTGATCCGGCAGAACCGCGACACCCTCTACAGCTTCGCGGTCGTCGACGTTGAGCAGGACGTGGTGCTGACCCTGCCCGACTGTGGCGAGCGCTACGTGTCGGCGATGGTCGTGAACGAGGGCCACTTCGTCCCGATCGTGCTGCACGACGCCGGCGCGCACCGGCTCACGCAGGACGAGGTCGGGAGCCGTTACGCGGTGCTGGCGGTCCGGATCCTCGTCGACTCGCAGGACCCCGAGGACGTCACCGAGGTCGACCGCCTCCAGGACACGCTCTCCATCGAGGCCGGGTCCGCGGTGCCCTTCGCGTCCGACGACTTCGACAAGGCCAGCCTCGACGCCACCCGCGACGCCCTCCTGAAGCTGGCCGCCGGCCTGACCAGCTTCGACCGGACGTTCGGCCGGCCCGACGAGGTCGATCCCGTCCGTCACCTCATCGGCACGGCCGCCGGCTGGGGTGGTCTGCCGTCCACCGAGGCCGCCTACGTGGGCGTGCAGCCCGACGGCGACGGCCCGTACGAGCTCACCATGGCCGACGTGCCGGTCGACGGCTTCTGGTCGATCTCCGTCTACAACGCGAAGGGTTTCTTCGCCGAGAACGACCGCGACTCCTACAGCATCAACAACATCGTCGGCGTCCCGAACGAGGACGGGTCCGTCACCGTCCGCTTCGGCGATCTGGGAGCCGACGTGCCGAACGTCATCCCCACGCCGGAGGGCTGGAACTTCCTCGTGCGCCTCTACCGGCCCCGCTCCGAGATCCACGACGGCACCTGGAAGGTGCCCGCCCTCGTCCCGATCTCCTGA
- a CDS encoding alcohol dehydrogenase catalytic domain-containing protein, with translation MKIRGAVLESIGAPSPFEQSRPLQVAELDLAEPGPTEVLVRVEAAGVCHSDLSVVDGKRPRPVPMLLGHEAAGRIEQVGAEVTDLAVGQRVIMTFLPRCGDCAGCATDGMAPCVPGSVANGGGELLAGGSRLTRDGSPVTHHLGVSAFATHAVVDHRSLVAVDDDVPPNVAAVLGCAVLTGGGAVINVAKPTPGQTVAVVGLGGVGLAAALTALSFEGVRVVGIDPLDHKRAAALEAGVHEVLTPAEAAESGFKADAVIEAVGSGRVFAAAIALTAPGGKTITVGLPAPDDTIELSPLALVAEGKTLVGSYLGSAVPKRDIPVFVDLWRAGHLPLEHLVSSTIALDDINRAMDDLADGSELRQIIDFTKE, from the coding sequence GTGAAGATTCGTGGCGCCGTCCTGGAGTCCATCGGGGCCCCGAGCCCGTTCGAGCAGTCCCGGCCCCTGCAGGTGGCCGAGCTGGACCTGGCCGAGCCCGGGCCCACCGAGGTCCTCGTGCGGGTGGAGGCGGCAGGCGTGTGCCACTCCGACCTCTCGGTCGTCGACGGCAAGCGCCCGCGTCCCGTCCCGATGCTGCTCGGGCACGAGGCCGCCGGCCGGATCGAGCAGGTCGGCGCCGAGGTGACCGACCTCGCCGTGGGCCAGCGGGTCATCATGACGTTCCTGCCGCGCTGCGGCGACTGTGCGGGCTGCGCCACCGACGGCATGGCGCCGTGCGTGCCCGGCTCGGTGGCCAACGGGGGCGGCGAGCTGCTCGCCGGTGGCAGCCGGCTCACCCGCGACGGCTCGCCCGTCACGCACCACCTCGGCGTCTCGGCCTTTGCGACCCACGCGGTCGTCGACCACCGCTCGCTCGTCGCCGTCGACGACGACGTGCCGCCGAACGTGGCGGCCGTCCTCGGCTGTGCGGTGCTCACCGGCGGCGGAGCGGTCATCAACGTCGCGAAGCCGACCCCCGGCCAGACCGTCGCCGTGGTCGGCCTCGGCGGTGTCGGGCTGGCGGCCGCGCTGACCGCGCTGTCCTTCGAGGGCGTGCGCGTCGTCGGCATCGACCCGCTCGACCACAAGCGCGCCGCCGCGCTGGAGGCCGGCGTGCACGAAGTGCTCACGCCTGCCGAGGCGGCAGAGTCCGGGTTCAAGGCCGACGCCGTGATCGAGGCCGTCGGCAGTGGCCGCGTCTTCGCCGCCGCGATCGCGCTCACCGCCCCGGGCGGCAAGACGATCACCGTGGGCCTGCCCGCGCCCGACGACACCATCGAGCTGTCGCCGCTGGCTCTCGTCGCCGAGGGGAAGACGCTCGTCGGCAGCTACCTCGGCTCGGCCGTGCCGAAGCGCGACATCCCCGTATTCGTCGACCTGTGGCGTGCCGGGCACCTGCCGCTGGAGCACCTCGTCAGCTCCACGATCGCGCTGGACGACATCAACCGCGCCATGGACGACCTGGCCGACGGGTCCGAGCTGCGCCAGATCATCGACTTCACCAAGGAGTGA